The following coding sequences lie in one Miscanthus floridulus cultivar M001 chromosome 9, ASM1932011v1, whole genome shotgun sequence genomic window:
- the LOC136479204 gene encoding uncharacterized protein — protein sequence MAFEQLKLFLTKPPIMTTPQLDETLLIYIAATSCVISIAIVVEHEEVGHAYKVQCPIYFISEVLNESKTRYPQARKLLYAILVTSRKLHHYFEYYKITMVTEFPLGDILRNKEANGRIINWVVELDTYSIEFRSRPTIKSQALADFITEWTEIQEPIPTTCPEH from the coding sequence ATGgcctttgagcagctcaagttgtttttaacgaaGCCCCCGATCATGACGACACCTCAACTAgatgaaaccctattgatctacatcgctgcTACCTCTTGCGTCATTAGCATAGCTATCGTCGTCGAGCATGAGGAGGTcggacatgcctataaggtacaatgtccaatctacttcattagtgaggttcttaatgagtccaaaactcgttaccctCAGGCTCGgaagctgttatacgccattctagtcacgtcacgcaagctccaccattacttcgagtactacaagatcaccatggtcaccgagttccctctaggggacatcctccgtaacaaagaggccaatggccgcatcatcaactGGGTAGTCGAGCTCGACACTTATTCCAtagaattcagaagtaggccgaCCATTAAGTCGCAggcgctggctgacttcatcactgagtggaccgagatccaagagcccatccccactacttgccccgagcactag